TTCACGGACATCCGTGCGGCATCTCGGCACCCCAGCCAACTGAGACGCGACCTAAGGAGGAAGTGATGACTGCAGCGGAAATCGACGTCCCCGTTTCGCACGCGGCCGCCGAACCGGACCCGGTGCCCTCGCCGCTCGGCGGAGATCCGGCCCTGATCGGGGTGCCGACCTTCCTCGTCGGCTCGATCGCGCTCGGGCTCACGCTGGTCGGCTTCGTCCCGGCCGCCGCCGTCGGCGCGCCGCTGGCGATCATCCTCGTCGCCACCGGGATCGGCCAGCTGGTGGCGGCGGTGTGGGCGGCGGCGCTCGGGCAGAACGCGGTCGCCGGCATCTTCGGCGTCTTCTCCGGATTCTGGCTCAGCTACGCGGTGCTGGTCTTCGGCTTGCTGCACGGCTGGTTCGCGCTGCCGGCCGCGGACGTCACGGCGACGCAGGAGCTCTTCCTGGTCTCGTGGCTGGTCACCATCGTCCTGCTCACCCTCGCCACGCTCCGGCTGCCGCTGGCGTTCACGCTGCTGTTCGCGCTCGTCGACGTGGCGCTCGCGCTGGTGCTGACCGCGACGGCGCAGGGCTCGGCGTCGTTGCAGACCGCGGGCGGTGCCGGAGTGTTCGCGTTCGTCGCAGTCGGCGTCTACCTGTTCTTCCACGTCGCTTCGCTGGCCACCGGAGGAAAGGGGCTCCCGCTCGGCCGTCCGCTGGTCGGCTGAACCCGGTCCGGCCGGTCCGTCGCGTGGCGCCTTCCGCGGCGGGCCGGCCGTTTCAGATCACGCCCGCCTTGCTGGCTTCGTAGACCGCTTCCGCCCGGCTGCTGGCGTCGAGCTTGCGCATGATGTTGCGGACGTGGAACTTCACCGTGGTTTCGGAGATGTACAGCTTGCCGCCGATGACGCGGTTGCTCAGCCCGCCCGCGAGCAGCCGCAGCACGCTCAGCTCGCGGTCGGTGAACGACGGCCGTTCCCTGCTCATCCGCATCGAGCGCACCATCGCCGCCGCGGACCGCGAATCGAAAGCGCTTTCGTTGCGCGCCACCGCGCGGATCGAGCGCAGCAGCTCGGTGGTGTCCACGTCCTTGACCACGTAGCCGCGTGCGCCGTGGTGGACCACGTCGACCACCAGCGCGTCGTCGAGGAACGTGGTCAGCACGAGCACGCCCAGGTCCGGATAACGCCGGGTGAGCCGGGCGCACAGGTCCAGCCCTTCGGTGTCCGCGCCGGTGGACAGCTTGAGGTCGAGCAGCACGATCGACGGCCGGACGGACTCGATCACCGCCAGCGCCTCGTCCACCGCGCCTGCCTCGCCGACCACCTGCAGGTCGGTTTCGCGCTCCAGCAGCGAGCGCAGGCCCTGCCGGACGATCGCGTGGTCGTCCACCAGCACGATCCGCACCGGGCCGGCGGGCGCGGTCTGTTCAGCCGTCATCGGTCACCTCCCATTCCGCCGGCACCGGCAGCGGCACCCGCACCTGCAGGCGGATCCCGCCCATCCGGGAGCGGCGGATGGTCAGTTCCCCGCCCAGTTCCTCCGCTCTGGCCAGCATGTTCGCCAGGCCGCGGTGCCTCCCGGACAGGTCCGCCGCTTTCGTCAGCCGCAGCGCCCGGCGGATCTGCGCGGGATCGCCGTCGCCGTCGTCGGACACGCTGATCACCACGGCCGAGCCGTCCGGCCGGTACTGCAGCCGCACCAGCGCGCGACCGGCTTTGCCGTGCGCGGCCGCGTTGAACAGCGCCTCGCCCGCCATCCGCACGATCGACTGTTCCGCGCGCGGCGGCAGCGCCACCGGACTGCCCGCGACCCGCACCTGGACCGACAACTCGGTCAATCCGTGCACAGTGGACAGCCGTTCCAGCAGAACCGGCAACGGCCCGGGGGTTTCGCCGGAAGTGTGGTGCAACGCGTAGATCGACGCGCGCAGCCGCTCGACCGCCTGCCGGGTCAGGTCCTTGGCGGGTGCGAGCTGCTCGGCGATCTCCGCGGCGCGGCCGCCCAGCGCGGCCAGCTCGGCCCGGCACACCTCGATCGTCATGCCCGCGCCCAGCACGGACTGCGTCACGCTGTCGTGCAGTTCACGGGCGATCCGGTGCCGTTCGTCGTCGAGCACCTGCCGCTGCATGACCTCGACCAGACGTTCTTGCGTGTGCGCCAGTTCGGCGCTGCGCGCGGCGAGGTCGCGGGCTTGGCGCTCGGCGGCCTCGGACAGTCGTTCGGTGCGCCCGCGCAGCTGGGCGGCGGCATGGAACAGGAACGAGTTGTGCAGCGCGACCGCGGCCTGGTTGCCCAGCACCCGCAGGATGGCGACGTCGGTGGCGGCCACCTCCAGCCCTGGCGCCGGCCGGGCGACGATCCCGCCGACCGGCTCGTCGTCCAGCGTCATCGTCGCGCGGACCAGCCCGTCCCGGTGCGGCCACGTGTCGAGCTCCCACGGCCGGGTCCGCAGCACGTCGAGGTGTTCGAGGACCTCGTCGGGGACCTCCGCCCGGTCGTCGACGATCGTCCCGCCGATGTTCAGCACGAACCTCGGCCGGGCCGCGCGCAACGCACCGTCGGCGACCGCGAGCAGCAGCCAGTCCGCCTGCAGGTGCTCCGACGCCGCCCGGAGCACCGCTTCGACCAGCGCGCGCGGCCCCTCCGCGGTGCGCACCAGCGCGCGGGAGATGCCGTCGAGCGCTTCGACCGCCCGCGAAACCCGTTCGGTCGAGCGGATGTATTCCGGGTAGAACGACCGCTTGCCGGACCGCACCCCGGTCAGGACGCCCAGGTCGGCCGCGGCTCGCTCGGGATCGTTCACAGCGCCGCCCGGAACAGCGCCTCGATGTCTTCCACCCGGGCCTGTCTCGGGTTGGTGGCCAGGCACGCGTCCTTCATCGTGGTGCGGGCGAGCGTGGCGATCTTGTCCTCGGTGACGCCGAGCCCGGCCAGGCCGCGCGGCACGCCGACCTCGTCGGCGAGCTGGCGGGCGCGGTCGGCGAGCTGGTGCGCGGCTTCGAGCCCGGGCAGGCCAGCGGTGTCGATGCCGGCGGCCGCGGCGAGCGGAACGAACCGCTCCGGCTCGCGCGCGGCGTTGAACCGGATCACGTGCGGCAGCAGCACCCCGTTGACCACCCCGTGCGGTGCGTCGAGCAGGCCGCCCACCTGATGGCTCATCGCGTGGGTGGCGCCGAGGATCGCGTTGGTGAAGGCCATCCCGGCCTCCAGCGAACCCTGCGCCATCGCCATCCGGGCCTCGGCTTCGCGCGGTTTGAGCTGGGTGCGCAGCAGGTTGTGGGTGATCAGGCCGACCGCCTGCAGCGCGTGGTTGTCGGTGAGCGGGTTGTGCGCCTTGGAGACGAACGCCTCGATGCCGTGGGTCAGCGCGTCGAGGCCGGTCGCCGCGTTGAGCAGGTCCGGCATCGTGGTGAGCAGCCGCGGGTCGATCACCGAGATCTCCGGCACCAGCGTCCGGCTGATGATGGTGATCTTCACGTGCTGGCTGGTGTCGGTGACGACGGCGAACTGCGACACGTCCGCGCCGGTGCCCGAGGTCGAGGGCACCATGACCGTGGGCGGGATCGGGTGCACGACCTTGTCCACGCCCTCGTAGCCGAGGATGCGCCCGCCGTTGCCGGACAGGATCGCCACGCCCTTCGCCGCGTCGATGCAGGACCCGCCGCCGAGGCCGACGATCACGTCGCTGCCGCTTTCGCGGTAGTGCTCGAAGGCGCTCTGGATCTCGTGGTCCTTGGGGTTGGGCGTGACGCCGTGCCAGACGACCGGCTGCAGCCCGGCCAGCCGCAGGTGCCCGATCGCCTCGTCGACCCAGCCCGCCTCGATCAGCCCGGGATCGGTGACCAGGAACGGCCGGCGCGCGCCGACCCGCAGCGTGCAGTGGCCGAGCTCGGCCAGCGAACCGGGGCCGAACACGATTTCCGGGGCGTGGAACTTCGCCAGCTGCCCGGGTTCGCGCGCGGTGTGCGCGCCGACGATCTGGGGACCGGTCAGCTCTTCCGGCTGGCCGGCGGACCGCCGGTCCTCGCCCGCCCCGTGTTCCATGGTGTTCGCACGGCCTTCCGCGAGTCGGAGCATCGGGACCTCCCGACCTGCTGAGGAACGTGATGCGGGCACGAGCGTAACCCCTCCTCCGCCGAACGGAGGACTCTCCAGGGTAAGCGCTCGCCGACGGCCCTTACCCCTCCTTCGCGGCCGTTCGCACCTGCCCGATCGGACAGGTGCGAACGGTGCGGCGGCTTGCGAGGATGGATGACCGGCACGCAAGACGACGACGTCGGGATGTCAATGCACGAACTCGATTCGCTTCGACGACGCAGGATCGATCTCGAACAGCAGTGGGCGGAGGTAGTGCCCCGGCTGCGGCAGGCTGCGCCCCGCGCGGAGGCCGGTGACCTCCTGCTCCGCCACGAGGTCACCGAATCGTGGATCAGGTCGTTGCCGACTGTCGACCCGGCGACCGACCGCGCGCCGGTCACCGACGGCGGCGTCGTCCGGCCGCGCTGGACCGGGTCGCCGCTGCGCGAGCCGGTGGAGCGCGTGGCGGACGAGCTGCGGACTGTCGCCGACGACGCCGGCTTCATCGCCGCGGTCACCGACGAGACCGGCACGATCCTGTGGACCTGCGGCGGCCGGGTGATGCGCCGGCGGGCCGAGCAGGTCAACTTCGCCCCCGGCGGGCGATGGGACGAAACGGCGATGGGCACGAACGCGCTGTCGCTCGCGTTGCGCACCGGACGGCCGAGCGCGGTCTTCTCGGCGGAGCACCTGGTGGCCGCGCTGCACGGCTGGGTCTGCTACTGCGCGCCCATCCGAGACGCGCGCGGCCAGGTGCTCGGCGTCCTCGACCTGTCGAGCACCTGGGACCGTTCGCATCCGCTGGCGATGTCGACGGTCCGGTCGCTGGTCTCGGCCATCGAATCCGGGCTGCCCGCGGTGTCGTCCGCCGGACTGCGGGTGTCGGCGCTGGGGGTGGCCGCCGCGGTCCGGGACGGGGTGGCGCTGAACCTGCGTCCGAGGCAGCTGGAGATCCTGACGCTGCTGGCGCTGCAGCCGGAGGGGTTCACCCTCGACGCGCTGCGGGAAGCGCTGTACGGCGACCGGATGGTCACCACGACGACGGTGCGGGCGGAGGCGTCGCACCTGCGCAACGCTCTCGGCGGCATCCTCACCGCCCGGCGCTACGCCTCGACCGTGCCGATCGAGTGCGACGCCGTGGACGTGCTGGCGGCGTTGGAGCGCCGGGACTTGGACGCGGCCGTGCGGCTGTACCGCGGCCCGTTGCTGCCGCAGTCGGAGGCACCCGGCATCGTGCGCTGGCGGGACCACCTCGAAGTCACCATGCGCGAAGCGGTGCTGACCAGCGACGCGCCGGAGCACGCGCTGGCCTACGGCGAGCGTGCCTGGTACGACGCGGAAATCCACGAGCACGCACTCGGTTCGCTGGCCCGCACCGACGCTCGCCGGGCGATCGCCGCCGGCCGGCTCGCGGTCGCCCGGCAGGAGTGACTCCGGGTCCCAACTCCGTGCCAACCTTCCGGGCGGATCGTGAGCCTCGTCACGGTGACGCGACGAGGAAGGGGACACGGTGGAAGGACAATCCGGGCCGGTCGTCCGGGTGCGGATCACCCGGGCCGCCGAGGACCTGATCCTGCGGCTGCGCCAGCGGCACGGCCCGCTGATGGTCCAGCAGACCGGCGGCCTCGGCGACGGAACCGAGCCGATGTGTCATCCGCACAGCGAATTCCGGCTGGGCCGCTCCGACGTGCTGATCGGCGAACTGGCCGGCGGCACGCCCTTCTGGATGAGCGCCGACCAGTACGAGCACTGGCGGCACAACGACCTGACTGTCGATGTCGTGCCCGGTCGTGGAAACGCATTCTCCCTCGAAGCCCCCGAAGGAGTCCGGTTTCAGGTCCGGTCGAGAGTGCTGCCGGACGCGGGCGGGCGAGTCGGGTCGTGACGCCTGTTCGTGCCGGGTTGACGACCGGCCCCCCGGCACGGCCATGCCACTCAGTCGACCGGCGTGACCTCCGCCATCTCCGACCAGGCCTCCCCTTCCAGGTTCTGGTAGTTGATCTGGGGCTTCGCCGCGACGACCGTCGCCATGAACGGGAAGAATTCCTGTGCGTGCGCGGTCGCGACGTGCGCGTCGCCAGCCGCGCTGTCAGCGAAGACCTCGACGATGACGAACGCGTTCTCGTCGCCGCCGTTCTGGTAGTAGTCGAAGGAGACGTTGCCCGGCTCGCTGCGCACGGCGGCGGTGTACTGCTCGATGCCGGCCAGCCATTCGGCTCGCTTCTCGGGACGGATCTGTGCCTTGAGAACGATCAGGATCATGACTGGAGTATTGCAGCCACAGACGGGTCCTGCTGTCCTCCGCTTGCGCGCATCCGGCTCGGTTCCCCGCGCGAAAACCCGGGATCCCTTCTGCTCCGCCAGCTATCGGGCACTCGCTCCGTCCTGGAGAAGAACTCGTCCACGACGTCGCCCGCTCCGGCCGCATATATCGCTGGCGTATCGGAAACCGGATACGCGCTGGCAACACCCGGCTGTCTTGACTGGCAGCCATGACGGGGATCACGCTCTACGGCTGCGGGCCGGACGAGGCCGGACTGGCCCTGGCGGCCGCGCCCCGGCTCGGGGTGCGGCCAACGATCACGGCGGACCCGATTTCGGTCGCCACGGTGGAGCTGGCCAGCGGAAACCGGTGCGTCAGCGTCGGGCACAAAACGCCGGTCAGCAACGCGGTCCTGCGCGAACTGAGCCGTGTCGGCGTCCGCTACCTCTCCACCCGCAGCATCGGCTACAACCATCTCGACCTGCGGTACGCGGAAAGCGTCGGGCTCTCGGTCGGCAATGTCGCCTACTCGCCGGACAGCGTCGCCGACTACGCCGTGATGTTGATGCTGATGTCGTTGCGCAGCATGAAATCCGTCGTGTCCCGCGCGGACGCGCGGGACTACCGGCTGAGCGAGCTGCCCGGTAAAGAGCTGCGCGATCTCACCGTCGGCGTGGTCGGGACCGGACGCATCGGTGCCGCGGTGATCGACCGGCTGCGCGGGTTCGGCTGCCGGATCCTGGCCTATGACCTCCGCCAAGGCACCGCCGCCGAGTACGTCCCGCTGGACGAGCTGTTCCGCCGCAGCGACCTCGTGACGCTGCATGCGCCGCTCACCGCGGACACCCGGCATCTCCTTGACCGGCAACGGATCGCACGGCTGCGGCCCGGCGCGTTCGTGGTCAACACCGGGCGCGGCGGACTTGTCGACACGGAGGCACTGCTGGAAGCGCTGGAAGCCGACCGGCTGGGCGGTGCCGCGCTGGACGTCGTCGAGGGCGAAGAGGGGACCTTCTACGCCGATTGCCGGGACCAGCCCGATGAAAACCCGATCCTGGCCCGGCTGCGGAAGCTGCCGAACGTGCTGATCAGCCCGCACACCGCCTACTACACCGACCGAGCGTTGCGCGACGCGGTGGAAAACAGCCTTCTCAACTGCCTGGAATTCGAAAAGGGAATGAGCGCATGAGCAAAATCAAGATCGGCGTCCTGTTCGGCGGCAGCTCGGAGGAGCACCCGGTCTCGGTCAAGTCCGCGCGGGAAGTCGCGAAGCACCTCGACCTCGCGAACTACGAGCCGTTCTGGATCGGGATCACGCAAGACGGCGAATGGCGGCTCTGCGACGGCCCGTCGTGGGCGGACGCCCGTCCGGCCGCGCTGGCGCCAGGCGGTCGGCTGCTCGTCCTGGACGAGGGCAAGTACGAGGCGATCCCGCTGGACGTGGTGCTGCCGGTACTGCACGGCAAGCTCGGCGAGGACGGCGCGATCCAGGGCCTGCTGGAGCTGTCCGGCCTCCCCTACGCCGGCTGCGACGTGCCGAGTTCCGCGCTGTGCATGGACAAATCGCTCGCCTACCTGGTGGTCCGCGCCGCGGGCATCGCGACGCCGAACTTCTGGATCGGCACCGCGGACGTCGATCAGCTGCCCTATCCCGTGTTCGTCAAGCCGGCCCGGTCCGGTTCGTCGTTCGGCGTCACCAAAGTGAGCGGCCCGGAAGAGCTGGCGGCGGCGGTGGCGGAAGCCGCGCAGTACGACGCGAAGATCCTCGTCGAAGAAGCGGTCGAGGGCAGCGAGGTCGGCTGCGCGGTGCTCGGTAACGGCGCGGACCTGATCGTCGGCGAACCGGACCGGATCCACCTGTCGCACGGCTTTTTCAAGATCCACCAGGAGGACGCCCCGGAAACCGGCTCCGAGAACTCGGTGATCACTGTTCCCGCCGACATTTCCGCCGAGGCGCGCGAGCGCGTCCAGCAGACCGCGCGAGCGATCTACCGTGCGCTGGGCTGCCGAGGGCTTGCCCGGGTCGACCTGTTCCTGCTGGCCGACGGCACGGTGATGCTCAACGAGGTGAACACTTTCCCGGGCCTGACCTCCTACAGCCGCTACCCGCGGATGATGGCCGCCGCGGGGATGCCGATGTCCGAGGTGCTGGACCGGCTGGTGGCGCTGGCGCTGGAGACGCGATGAAGAACGACTTCGTCTTTCTCGACGAGGCCGCGCCCGGAATCCGCTGGGACGCCAAGTACGCCACCTGGGACAACTTCACCGGGAAGCCGGTCGAGGGCTACCTGACCAACCGGATCGTCGGTACGAAAGCGTTGTGCGCGGGGCTGGAGAGAGCGCAGGAGAAGGCCGCGACGCTCGGCTTCGGCCTGCTGCTCTGGGACGGCTACCGCCCGCAGCGCGCGGTGGACAGCTTCCTGCGGTGGTCGCGGCAGCCGGAGGACGGCCGCACGAAACTGCGGCACTATCCGAACATCAGCAAGACCGAGATGTTCGAACGCGGCTATGTCGCGGCGAAATCGGGCCACAGCCGGGGCAGCACGGTCGACCTGACGCTGTATCGGCTGTCCACCGGCGAACTGCTCCCGATGGGCGGCGGTCACGACCTGATGGATTCCGTCTCGCACCACGACGCGCCGGAGGTCACCCCGGCGCAGGCGGAGAACCGGCGGCAGCTGCGCTCGATCATGGAAGACTGCGGCTTCGCCGCGTACCAGTACGAATGGTGGCACTACACCTTGCGCGACGAGCCCTTTCCGGACACCTACTTCGATTTCGTCGCGTAGGCGATGGAAAACCCAGCACCTCGGGTGGTGATCGCGGGCGGCCACTCGGCCGGGCACATCGAACCCGCGATGAACTTCGCCGATGCCCTGCGCGAGCTGGCCCCCGCCGCCGAGATCACCGCGCTCGGGACCGTGCGCGGCCTGGACACGACCCTCATCCCGGCCCGCGGCTACCCGCTGGAACTCATCCCGCCCGTCCCGCTGCCGCGCGCGCTGAACCGGGCCCTCCTGCACCTGCCCGTCGACTTGCGCGATTCCGTGCGCGCGGCCGGGGCAGTGCTCGACCGGGTGCGCGCGGACATCGTGGTGGGCTTCGGCGGCTACGTCGCCGCACCCGCGTACCTCGCCGCGCGGCGGCGGGGCATCCCGATCGTGGTGCACGAGGCGAACATCCGGGCGGGCGCGGCGAATCAACTGGCCGCCCGGATGACGCCGCACGTCTACACCGCTTCGCCGGCAGTGCGGTTGCGGGGCACCCCGATCGGGATCCCGCTGCGGCCGGCGATCGCCGCCCTCGACCGGTCCGCCCTGCGAGACGAGGCTCGCCGCCGGTTCGGGCTCCGGCCGGACGGCCCGGTCCTCCTCGTCACCGGCGGTTCGCAAGGCGCGCAGACGATCAACGCGGCGGTCGCCGCCACTGCGTTCCAGGCCGCCGGTGTGCAGGTCTTGCACATCACCGGACGGCGACACGCCGTCGCGGCTCCCGACGGCGACCCGCCGTACGTGGTGGTCCCGTATGTCGGCGAAATGCATTACGCCTACGCCGCCGCGGACTTCGTTCTTTGCCGTTCCGGGGCGATGACCTGCGCCGAACTGGCCGCCGTCGGGCTGCCTGCCGCGTTCGTCCCGCTTCCCGACCGACGTGGCGAACAGCGGCTGAACGCGGTGGCCGCCGTCGCGTCCGGCGCGGCCCGGGTCGTCGCCGACGCGGTTCTCTCCCCCGCTTGGCTCGAATCGGAACTGCTGCCCGTCCTCACCGATCCCGTCCGCCTCGCCGCGATGGCCGCCCGCGCCGCCGGCACCGGAACCCCGGACGCCGCCGCGAAGCTCGCCCGCCACGTCCTGGCCGCGATCAGCGAACGGCGGGCAACTGCACGGTGACCCGGAGCCCGCCCGCCGTGCGCGGATCCAGCGTCAGCACCCCGTCGTGCGCCTGCGCGATGCTTTTCACGATCGCCAGCCCGAGCCCGACCCCGGCGTGGTCCCGGCGAATCCGCTCGGTCCCGCGCTGGAACGGTTCGGTCAGCGTCGACACCAGCTGAGCGCTGACCGGCTCCCCGGTGTTCTCGACCACGAGCACCCCGGCCGCGAACCGGACCGCGGTGCGCAGCTCGACGGTGCCCCCGCCAGGCAGGTTGTGGACGATCGCGTTGTGCAGCAGGTTCGTCGTCATCTGCAGGAGCAAGGAGCGCGAACCGATCACCGACGTGATGTCCCCGGCCGTCTCGATGGTCACCCCGTGCTTCTCGGCGAGCGGCAGCAGCGTCTCGGCCGCTTCCTCGGCCACTAGCGACAAATCGACTGACTCACGTGGGAAGGAACGCTGCTCGGCGCGGCTGAGCAGCAACAGCGCCTCGGTGAGCTCGATCGCGCGGGCGTTGACCGTCCGGAGCCGGTCGTCCAGCTCTCCGCCCTCACGCTCCGGGTCTTCACGGGCGACGTCGAGCAGGCTCTTGGTGATCGCCAGCGGAGTGCGCAGCTCGTGCGAAGCGTTCGCGGCGAACCTGCGCTGCTCCGCGACCTGCGCTTCGAGCCGGGCGAGCATCGCGTCGAAGCTGTCGGCGAGCTCGCGGAGCTCGTCCTCCCGCCCTTCCAGCTCGATCCGGTGCGACAGCGACCCGGTCGCCGCTTTCCGGGTCGCCGCGGTGATCCGGGTCAGCGGGGACAACATGCGGCCGGCCAGGAACCATCCGCCGACCAGGCCGAAGATCAGCAGAAGGCCCATCACGAGCGCCGCGTACGGCGCGAACGAGCGCAGCAGCCACGGCCCCGAAGGCGAAATCAGGATGGTCATCGTGCGCAGCGCCAGTTCCTGATAGTTCACCAGGAACACCGCCACCGCGGTGAGCAGCAGCACCCCCGCCACCATGACGAAACCGGCGTAGCTCAGGGTCAGTTTGAGCCGGACGCTCATCCCGCTTCGCCTAGCCACGCGCGTCTCCGGCGTCGATGCGGTAGCCGACCCCGGCGACGGTCGCGATCAGCCATGGCTCGCCGAGCCGTTTCCGCAGTGCCGAGACGGTGATCCGGACGGCGTTGGTGAACGGGTCAGCATTCTCGTCCCAGGCCCGCTCCAGCAGCTCCTCGGCGCTGACCACGCCGCCCTCCGCGCCGACCAGTACTTCCAGCACGGCGAACTGCTTGCGGGTGAGCGCGACGTACCGGCCGTCCCGGTAGACCTCGCGGCGGAACGGGTCCAGCCGCAGGCCGGCGATCTCCCGCACCGGCGGCCGGCTGTGCGCCCGCCTGCGATCCAGCGCGCGCAGCCGGACCACGAGCTCGCGCAGTTCGAACGGCTTGGTGAGGTAGTCGTCGGCACCGAGTTCGAACCCGGAGACCTTGTCGTCGAGCCGGTCCGCGGCGGTCAGCATCAGGATCGGCAGGCCGCTGCCGGACGCGACCACGTGCCCGGCGATCTCGTCGCCGGACGGGCCCGGGATGTCCCGGTCCAGCACCGCGATGTCGTAGCTGTTGACGCGCAGCATCTCCAGCGCGGTGTCTCCGTCGCCGGCCAGGTCGGCGGCGATCGCTTCCAGCCGCAGCCCGTCCCGGATCGCCTCGGCCAGATAGGGCTCGTCCTCGACGATCAGCACGCGCATGTCCTCGAACCTACGCGTCGGCGGGTATCGCTGGCATATCCGAAACCGCGTACGCGCTGGCAACGCCGGCTTGCCTTCACTGCTTCGCATGACCCGCAGCGAAGCAGCCACCACGACCGCCACCGCACTCGGCGAGGCCGATGGCGCGATCCCGCCCGGCACGACAGTCTTCTCGAACGTTCCGGCGGTGGCGAATCTCGACCCTCGTTTCCGCGTCGCGCTGCAGGAGGCGGCGAAGGACGCCGTGGCGGACGGGGTCGAGTTCCGGGTGAACAGCGGCTGGCGATCCCCGGCCTACCAGAATCATCTGCGCCGCAAGGCGATCGCCAAGTACGGCTCCGAGGAGGAAGCCGCTCGGTGGGTGGCCACCGCGGACAAATCCGCGCACGTGCGCGGGCAGGCGATCGACCTCGGACCGGCTGCCGCGCAGGCGTGGCTTTCGCGGCACGGCGCCCGGTACGGGTTGTGCCAGATCTATCGCAACGAACCCTGGCATTACGAACTGCGCCCCGAGGCGATCGAGCACGGCTGCCCGCCGATGTACGCCGACCCGTCCGAGGATCCGCGCCTGAACTGACCCATATTCTAGTGCTAGAATATGGCCGTGTCCCTCACCGACGCCGAGCTGACCGTGCTGGGCCTGCTCGTCGAGCAGCCTCGGCACGGGTACGAGCTGGAGCAAGTGATCGAACAACGCGGCATCCGCTCTTGGACCGCACTCGGTTTCTCGTCCATCTACTACTTGCTCGACAAGCTCGCGAAGCGCGGCCTGATCGAAGCAGTCGGCGCACCGCGGTCCGGAAAGTCGCGCGCCACCTTCCAGGCGACCGAGTCCGGCCGAACCCAGTGCGCGGACGCCACCCGCGAAGCGCTCGCGGCGCTTACCCCGGTCCGCGCACGCGTGCTCATCGCGATGGCCAACAGCCCGGGCTTGCCGGACGCAGACGTCACGGCCGGCCTCACCACGCGGCTCGCCGCGTTGCGCGAACAGATCGCCGAAGTCCAGGCGACCCGTTCCGCACAGGAGCCGCTTCCCGCGGCCGCCGCGGCGATTTTCGACTACAGCGAGGCCATGCTCACCGCCGACCTCGCTTGGACCGAAGGCGTGCTCACCCAGGAGACAACATTGGAGAAATACGACGTCAAGAAGGCCCACCGGGCGCTGTACGCGCCTCCGAAGGACGAGTTCTCCGTCGTCGACGTGCCTGCGCTCCAATACCTGGCCGTCGACGGCCATGGCGACCCGAACACCGCGCCGGAGTACGTGAACGCGGTCG
This sequence is a window from Amycolatopsis benzoatilytica AK 16/65. Protein-coding genes within it:
- a CDS encoding putative quinol monooxygenase yields the protein MILIVLKAQIRPEKRAEWLAGIEQYTAAVRSEPGNVSFDYYQNGGDENAFVIVEVFADSAAGDAHVATAHAQEFFPFMATVVAAKPQINYQNLEGEAWSEMAEVTPVD
- a CDS encoding GAF domain-containing protein, whose product is MTGTQDDDVGMSMHELDSLRRRRIDLEQQWAEVVPRLRQAAPRAEAGDLLLRHEVTESWIRSLPTVDPATDRAPVTDGGVVRPRWTGSPLREPVERVADELRTVADDAGFIAAVTDETGTILWTCGGRVMRRRAEQVNFAPGGRWDETAMGTNALSLALRTGRPSAVFSAEHLVAALHGWVCYCAPIRDARGQVLGVLDLSSTWDRSHPLAMSTVRSLVSAIESGLPAVSSAGLRVSALGVAAAVRDGVALNLRPRQLEILTLLALQPEGFTLDALREALYGDRMVTTTTVRAEASHLRNALGGILTARRYASTVPIECDAVDVLAALERRDLDAAVRLYRGPLLPQSEAPGIVRWRDHLEVTMREAVLTSDAPEHALAYGERAWYDAEIHEHALGSLARTDARRAIAAGRLAVARQE
- a CDS encoding iron-containing alcohol dehydrogenase, with protein sequence MLRLAEGRANTMEHGAGEDRRSAGQPEELTGPQIVGAHTAREPGQLAKFHAPEIVFGPGSLAELGHCTLRVGARRPFLVTDPGLIEAGWVDEAIGHLRLAGLQPVVWHGVTPNPKDHEIQSAFEHYRESGSDVIVGLGGGSCIDAAKGVAILSGNGGRILGYEGVDKVVHPIPPTVMVPSTSGTGADVSQFAVVTDTSQHVKITIISRTLVPEISVIDPRLLTTMPDLLNAATGLDALTHGIEAFVSKAHNPLTDNHALQAVGLITHNLLRTQLKPREAEARMAMAQGSLEAGMAFTNAILGATHAMSHQVGGLLDAPHGVVNGVLLPHVIRFNAAREPERFVPLAAAAGIDTAGLPGLEAAHQLADRARQLADEVGVPRGLAGLGVTEDKIATLARTTMKDACLATNPRQARVEDIEALFRAAL
- a CDS encoding MadR family response regulator transcription factor, producing the protein MTAEQTAPAGPVRIVLVDDHAIVRQGLRSLLERETDLQVVGEAGAVDEALAVIESVRPSIVLLDLKLSTGADTEGLDLCARLTRRYPDLGVLVLTTFLDDALVVDVVHHGARGYVVKDVDTTELLRSIRAVARNESAFDSRSAAAMVRSMRMSRERPSFTDRELSVLRLLAGGLSNRVIGGKLYISETTVKFHVRNIMRKLDASSRAEAVYEASKAGVI
- a CDS encoding MadS family sensor histidine kinase; this encodes MNDPERAAADLGVLTGVRSGKRSFYPEYIRSTERVSRAVEALDGISRALVRTAEGPRALVEAVLRAASEHLQADWLLLAVADGALRAARPRFVLNIGGTIVDDRAEVPDEVLEHLDVLRTRPWELDTWPHRDGLVRATMTLDDEPVGGIVARPAPGLEVAATDVAILRVLGNQAAVALHNSFLFHAAAQLRGRTERLSEAAERQARDLAARSAELAHTQERLVEVMQRQVLDDERHRIARELHDSVTQSVLGAGMTIEVCRAELAALGGRAAEIAEQLAPAKDLTRQAVERLRASIYALHHTSGETPGPLPVLLERLSTVHGLTELSVQVRVAGSPVALPPRAEQSIVRMAGEALFNAAAHGKAGRALVRLQYRPDGSAVVISVSDDGDGDPAQIRRALRLTKAADLSGRHRGLANMLARAEELGGELTIRRSRMGGIRLQVRVPLPVPAEWEVTDDG
- a CDS encoding DUF779 domain-containing protein, yielding MEGQSGPVVRVRITRAAEDLILRLRQRHGPLMVQQTGGLGDGTEPMCHPHSEFRLGRSDVLIGELAGGTPFWMSADQYEHWRHNDLTVDVVPGRGNAFSLEAPEGVRFQVRSRVLPDAGGRVGS
- a CDS encoding GPR1/FUN34/YaaH family transporter; this translates as MTAAEIDVPVSHAAAEPDPVPSPLGGDPALIGVPTFLVGSIALGLTLVGFVPAAAVGAPLAIILVATGIGQLVAAVWAAALGQNAVAGIFGVFSGFWLSYAVLVFGLLHGWFALPAADVTATQELFLVSWLVTIVLLTLATLRLPLAFTLLFALVDVALALVLTATAQGSASLQTAGGAGVFAFVAVGVYLFFHVASLATGGKGLPLGRPLVG
- a CDS encoding D-isomer specific 2-hydroxyacid dehydrogenase family protein, which encodes MTGITLYGCGPDEAGLALAAAPRLGVRPTITADPISVATVELASGNRCVSVGHKTPVSNAVLRELSRVGVRYLSTRSIGYNHLDLRYAESVGLSVGNVAYSPDSVADYAVMLMLMSLRSMKSVVSRADARDYRLSELPGKELRDLTVGVVGTGRIGAAVIDRLRGFGCRILAYDLRQGTAAEYVPLDELFRRSDLVTLHAPLTADTRHLLDRQRIARLRPGAFVVNTGRGGLVDTEALLEALEADRLGGAALDVVEGEEGTFYADCRDQPDENPILARLRKLPNVLISPHTAYYTDRALRDAVENSLLNCLEFEKGMSA